One window from the genome of Cucumis melo cultivar AY chromosome 10, USDA_Cmelo_AY_1.0, whole genome shotgun sequence encodes:
- the LOC103493437 gene encoding uncharacterized protein LOC103493437 isoform X2 produces the protein MEFTCLSKGGCFYLPPCHMLNVCGFRIQFDCPVDFSALPIFSPVPSDLDVLSDKELSSHLGHGSLDLDNVSEETEKPLDVGSLIKAEPCYKIIKNLWNPSFTNIVLISSPMGMLGLPFLTREKGFSAKIYATEATARLGKIMMDDLIAMHMEVKQFYGSEDDAISQWMGQEDLKLLHHKLREVTFGQNRADLSGWMPLYSAADVKDCMQKVETLRYGEETCYNGALVIKAFSSGLEIGSCNWTINCPKRDIAYISSSIFFSSNSMEFDYLALQMETIIYSDFSSLEFMNDVENDTRVPLIDNNLQPLGKEETLANLLSNAAETVEESEKLYFICSCAIQSVESGGSVLIPINRLGVNLQLLEQISASLDYSNLKVPIYFISSVAEELLTFVNAIPEWLCRRRQQKLFSGEPMFTFVELLKENKLHVVPAIHSPKLLINWQEPCIVFCPHWSLRLGPVVHLLRRWCGDPSSLLVLEKGLDVELALLPFKPMSMKVLQCSFQSGWRRYDRC, from the exons ATGGAATTT ACTTGTTTAAGCAAAGGTGGATGCTTCTACTTGCCACCATGTCATATGCTCAATGTTTGTGGGTTTCGAATCCAATTTGATTGCCCTGTGGACTTTTCAGCTCTCCCTATCTTCTCCCCTGTTCCATCTGATTTGGATGTTCTTTCAGATAAAGAACTATCAAGTCATCTGGGCCATGGTTCTCTCGATTTGGATAATGTGTCTGAGGAAACTGAAAAGCCACTTGATGTGGGTTCTTTGATAAAAGCGGAGCCTTGTTACAAAATCATTAAGAACCTCTGGAACCCATCTTTCACTAATATTGTTTTGATTTCTAGTCCAATGGGCATGTTAGGACTGCCCTTTTTGACTCGAGAGAAGGGGTTCTCTGCAAAG ATATATGCAACAGAAGCAACTGCCAGGCTTGGAAAAATTATGATGGACGACCTTATTGCGATGCATATGGAAGTCAAACAGTTTTATGGATCTGAAGATGATGCTATCTCACAGTGGATGGGGCAGGAAGATCTAAAGTTGCTTCATCATAAGCTAAGAGAAGTGACTTTTGGGCAGAATAGAGCAGATCTTAGCGGTTGGATGCCCCTGTACAG TGCAGCTGACGTTAAGGATTGCATGCAGAAGGTTGAAACTCTAAGATATGGGGAAGAAACATGTTATAATGGCGCACTGGTTATAAAGGCATTCAGCTCCGGTCTTGAAATTGGCTCTTGTAACTGGACTATTAATTGCCCAAAGAGAGACATTGCATATATATCAAGTTCTATCTTTTTTTCCTCCAACTCAATGGAGTTTGATTACCTTGCTCTTCAGATGGAGACAATTATTTATTCTGACTTCTCATCTCTGGAATTTATGAATGACGTAGAGAATGATACAAGAGTACCACTTATAGACAACAACTTACAGCCTCTCGG TAAGGAGGAGACTTTGGCTAATTTATTGAGCAATGCTGCTGAGACAGTGGAGGAATCAGAAAAACTTTATTTTATCTGTTCTTGTGCTATCCAGTCTGTTGAATCTGGTGGTTCAGTGCTTATCCCTATCAATCGACTTGGTGTTAACCTGCAACTTCTAGAGCAGATATCAGCTTCACTAGATTATTCAAATCTGAAG GTCcctatatattttatttcttctgtAGCTGAGGAGTTGTTGACATTTGTCAATGCTATACCAGAATGGCTATGCAGGCGAAGACAACAAAAg TTATTTTCTGGAGAGCCAATGTTCACATTTGTCGAGCTCCTTAAAGAGAACAAGCTTCATGTCGTTCCTGCCATTCATTCACCAAAATTATT AATTAACTGGCAGGAACCATGCATTGTATTTTGTCCTCACTGGAGCTTACGACTTGGTCCGGTGGTCCACTTGCTTCGACGTTGGTGTGGGGATCCTAGCTCTTTACTTGTTCTAGAG AAGGGACTTGATGTTGAGCTTGCTCTCTTACCGTTCAAGCCTATGTCTATGAAGGTCCTTCAATGTTCATTCCAATCTG GCTGGAGAAGGTACGACCGTTGCTGA
- the LOC103493437 gene encoding uncharacterized protein LOC103493437 isoform X1 translates to MEFTCLSKGGCFYLPPCHMLNVCGFRIQFDCPVDFSALPIFSPVPSDLDVLSDKELSSHLGHGSLDLDNVSEETEKPLDVGSLIKAEPCYKIIKNLWNPSFTNIVLISSPMGMLGLPFLTREKGFSAKIYATEATARLGKIMMDDLIAMHMEVKQFYGSEDDAISQWMGQEDLKLLHHKLREVTFGQNRADLSGWMPLYSAADVKDCMQKVETLRYGEETCYNGALVIKAFSSGLEIGSCNWTINCPKRDIAYISSSIFFSSNSMEFDYLALQMETIIYSDFSSLEFMNDVENDTRVPLIDNNLQPLGKEETLANLLSNAAETVEESEKLYFICSCAIQSVESGGSVLIPINRLGVNLQLLEQISASLDYSNLKVPIYFISSVAEELLTFVNAIPEWLCRRRQQKLFSGEPMFTFVELLKENKLHVVPAIHSPKLLINWQEPCIVFCPHWSLRLGPVVHLLRRWCGDPSSLLVLEKGLDVELALLPFKPMSMKVLQCSFQSGIKLEKVRPLLKVLQPKVVVLPENLSRLIDTNTESFTVFSYSEGKSLRVPNLKDSSELEIASDSAMSFCWRKLHQGNINITRLKGELSLNYGKFKLLSENTEVAMYQRPLIHWGQPNLENLLTVLSKMGIEGSVQQEMSDASNNVRVIHIHGLTTGLIEIQESRTIISVVDRTLSAQIFNALDSVLDGV, encoded by the exons ATGGAATTT ACTTGTTTAAGCAAAGGTGGATGCTTCTACTTGCCACCATGTCATATGCTCAATGTTTGTGGGTTTCGAATCCAATTTGATTGCCCTGTGGACTTTTCAGCTCTCCCTATCTTCTCCCCTGTTCCATCTGATTTGGATGTTCTTTCAGATAAAGAACTATCAAGTCATCTGGGCCATGGTTCTCTCGATTTGGATAATGTGTCTGAGGAAACTGAAAAGCCACTTGATGTGGGTTCTTTGATAAAAGCGGAGCCTTGTTACAAAATCATTAAGAACCTCTGGAACCCATCTTTCACTAATATTGTTTTGATTTCTAGTCCAATGGGCATGTTAGGACTGCCCTTTTTGACTCGAGAGAAGGGGTTCTCTGCAAAG ATATATGCAACAGAAGCAACTGCCAGGCTTGGAAAAATTATGATGGACGACCTTATTGCGATGCATATGGAAGTCAAACAGTTTTATGGATCTGAAGATGATGCTATCTCACAGTGGATGGGGCAGGAAGATCTAAAGTTGCTTCATCATAAGCTAAGAGAAGTGACTTTTGGGCAGAATAGAGCAGATCTTAGCGGTTGGATGCCCCTGTACAG TGCAGCTGACGTTAAGGATTGCATGCAGAAGGTTGAAACTCTAAGATATGGGGAAGAAACATGTTATAATGGCGCACTGGTTATAAAGGCATTCAGCTCCGGTCTTGAAATTGGCTCTTGTAACTGGACTATTAATTGCCCAAAGAGAGACATTGCATATATATCAAGTTCTATCTTTTTTTCCTCCAACTCAATGGAGTTTGATTACCTTGCTCTTCAGATGGAGACAATTATTTATTCTGACTTCTCATCTCTGGAATTTATGAATGACGTAGAGAATGATACAAGAGTACCACTTATAGACAACAACTTACAGCCTCTCGG TAAGGAGGAGACTTTGGCTAATTTATTGAGCAATGCTGCTGAGACAGTGGAGGAATCAGAAAAACTTTATTTTATCTGTTCTTGTGCTATCCAGTCTGTTGAATCTGGTGGTTCAGTGCTTATCCCTATCAATCGACTTGGTGTTAACCTGCAACTTCTAGAGCAGATATCAGCTTCACTAGATTATTCAAATCTGAAG GTCcctatatattttatttcttctgtAGCTGAGGAGTTGTTGACATTTGTCAATGCTATACCAGAATGGCTATGCAGGCGAAGACAACAAAAg TTATTTTCTGGAGAGCCAATGTTCACATTTGTCGAGCTCCTTAAAGAGAACAAGCTTCATGTCGTTCCTGCCATTCATTCACCAAAATTATT AATTAACTGGCAGGAACCATGCATTGTATTTTGTCCTCACTGGAGCTTACGACTTGGTCCGGTGGTCCACTTGCTTCGACGTTGGTGTGGGGATCCTAGCTCTTTACTTGTTCTAGAG AAGGGACTTGATGTTGAGCTTGCTCTCTTACCGTTCAAGCCTATGTCTATGAAGGTCCTTCAATGTTCATTCCAATCTGGTATAAA GCTGGAGAAGGTACGACCGTTGCTGAAGGTCCTGCAGCCAAAAGTTGTCGTG CTTCCTGAGAATTTGAGCCGGTTGATCGATACAAATACAGAATCATTCACGGTCTTTTCGTACTCTGAAGGCAAAAGCTTACGTGTACCAAATCTGAAAGACAGTTCAGAATTAGAGATCGCTTCAGACTCAGCTATGAGTTTCTGTTGGCGAAAGTTGCATCAAGGAAATATAAACATCACAAGATTGAAAGGAGAGCTCTCATTAAATTATGGGAAGTTCAAGTTGTTATCTGAAAATACGGAAGTAGCCATGTATCAGAGGCCATTAATACATTGGGGTCAACCAAATTTGGAAAATCTTCTGACTGTGTTGTCAAAAATGGGCATTGAGGGTTCTGTGCAGCAAGAAATGTCTGATGCCTCCAACAATGTTCGTGTGATCCACATACACGGTCTAACTACAGGTTTGATAGAAATCCAGGAGTCGAGAACTATAATTAGTGTTGTTGATAGAACATTATCTGCTCAAATTTTCAACGCTCTAGATAGCGTCTTGGATGGAGTTTAG
- the LOC103493436 gene encoding cytochrome c isoform X1, producing MASFDEAPPGNSKTGEKIFKTKCAQCHTVDKGAGHKQGPNLNGLFGRQSGTTPGYSYSAANKNMAVIWEEKTLYDYLLNPKKYIPGTKMVFPGLKKPQERADLIAYLKESTA from the exons ATGGCAAGCTTTGACGAAGCACCTCCCGGCAATTCCAAAACTGGAGAGAAGATCTTCAAGACCAAATGCGCTCAGTGCCACACTGTTGACAAAGGGGCTGGCCACAAGCAAG GTCCCAATTTGAATGGGTTATTTGGACGTCAATCTGGTACAACTCCTGGATACTCTTACTCTGCTGCCAACAAGAATATGGCTGTGATATGGGAAGAAAAGACGTTGTATGATTACTTGCTTAACCCCAAGAAG TATATCCCTGGAACGAAAATGGTTTTCCCAGGGTTGAAGAAACCGCAGGAACGTGCCGACCTTATTGCTTATCTGAAGGAATCAACTGCTTAA
- the LOC103493436 gene encoding cytochrome c isoform X2 — protein MASFDEAPPGNSKTGEKIFKTKCAQCHTVDKGAGHKQGPNLNGLFGRQSGTTPGYSYSAANKNMAVIWEEKTLYDYLLNPKKPEVWKNGLRLLVSQSSLHLELDNIAC, from the exons ATGGCAAGCTTTGACGAAGCACCTCCCGGCAATTCCAAAACTGGAGAGAAGATCTTCAAGACCAAATGCGCTCAGTGCCACACTGTTGACAAAGGGGCTGGCCACAAGCAAG GTCCCAATTTGAATGGGTTATTTGGACGTCAATCTGGTACAACTCCTGGATACTCTTACTCTGCTGCCAACAAGAATATGGCTGTGATATGGGAAGAAAAGACGTTGTATGATTACTTGCTTAACCCCAAGAAG CCAGAAGTTTGGAAGAATGGCCTACGTCTTCTTGTATCACAGTCTTCCCTTCATTTGGAGTTGGACAATATAGCATGTTAG